The proteins below are encoded in one region of Parvicella tangerina:
- a CDS encoding helix-turn-helix domain-containing protein → MGKLLSYECPDCGDNRWRYHEADENGELKRVRCKNPVCRYEYNLSQLGTAKRYYKAKALQLYIEGIGSDTIARILDAPKQTIAYWIKRYGTGLEEVRLDKSMKGNPVPLNDEELYKIKDRFQRPRGIIIDGENIGESFIWGITRSISLPDS, encoded by the coding sequence ATGGGTAAATTATTGAGTTATGAATGTCCCGATTGTGGAGATAACAGGTGGAGGTATCATGAGGCAGACGAGAATGGAGAGTTAAAGAGGGTTAGATGTAAAAACCCTGTTTGCCGTTATGAATACAACCTAAGTCAACTTGGGACAGCCAAAAGATATTACAAAGCAAAGGCACTTCAGCTGTATATTGAAGGTATCGGTAGCGACACTATCGCAAGAATATTAGACGCACCAAAGCAAACTATAGCATATTGGATTAAAAGATATGGAACAGGGCTTGAGGAGGTCAGACTTGATAAATCAATGAAAGGAAACCCTGTACCACTAAATGATGAAGAATTGTATAAAATTAAAGATAGATTCCAGCGTCCACGAGGGATTATTATTGATGGCGAAAATATTGGAGAATCTTTTATTTGGGGCATAACCAGAAGTATATCACTTCCAGACTCTTAA
- a CDS encoding DUF3987 domain-containing protein, whose product MKRNLHNIKFLYVDNAWDKKSDKLITLLNLDSAIISGAIKGIIFRRIIQDVRDANSEQERKAIKPKIPAAVVAMADSKGDISRGNFKTHSGLIVIDIDCDDNPELLKGDLNSAEELKATLQGDVYIFRMFISPSYGLKLLVKIDCRDEDTHERYFIAIKRHFENQYGLKIDESGKDVSRLCFLSYDPELYINNDSKVFPEESIKDIVIEKPKTVHHEINEQTLKGVEFLVQQIEENKLDITGNYDSWVRIAFALNMLGEQGEEFFVRVSQFHKGFNERKCRKKFKQCTNNRSSGVSLGTFFHACQQAGLKLPRSGTQYLKTPLFPDEVFLNLPPHAAEAVKHSKKNRERDISLLSFITIVSALNPDIFGLYRGKQLYMNLATLIVAPHAAGKGEMNTPSPILHPFEFEKQKEQESLYEAYYKALKKWKESKKNGEEIPKPKKPGRKMIRLPKTSYAAVVKLMFYNASMLFFSSEADTLNNLFAQAWGDWSALLRQAAHHERHPYYNKTNDEHYDLVQPKLSTLLSGTPSQIKTLVDSVENGLFSRFIFYYFTERSEFENPFTQQINLTEYYENLGKEIMEHFELLHSNMPHVGEIEFRFTIEQQEDFYEFFCSQQKELRETVGDQTEGSLFRLGNSFFRIAMILTALRKTETDNGILICEDVDYHTAKLMTKVFIEHVVCVSGLLPKTQKDTKITDRVNPAFIKDLPDEFQTKEAFKLAKNYNISRRTVYRVLNDLERAGVLSKPKQGHYKKINVA is encoded by the coding sequence ATGAAACGAAATTTACACAACATAAAATTCCTGTATGTAGATAATGCTTGGGATAAAAAATCTGATAAACTAATTACTTTGTTAAACCTTGATAGCGCCATAATTAGTGGTGCTATCAAAGGGATTATTTTCCGGAGGATAATTCAAGATGTCAGGGATGCAAATTCTGAACAAGAAAGAAAAGCTATTAAACCAAAAATACCAGCTGCTGTTGTTGCAATGGCAGATTCTAAGGGTGATATATCCCGCGGTAATTTCAAAACCCATTCCGGTCTAATTGTCATCGATATTGATTGTGATGATAACCCTGAATTACTGAAAGGTGACCTAAACTCAGCTGAGGAATTGAAGGCTACTCTACAGGGTGATGTTTACATCTTCCGGATGTTTATTTCTCCTTCGTATGGTCTAAAGCTATTGGTTAAAATAGACTGTAGGGATGAGGATACCCACGAAAGATATTTTATTGCGATAAAGAGACACTTTGAAAATCAATACGGATTAAAGATTGACGAATCCGGCAAAGATGTTTCACGATTGTGTTTTCTGTCATATGACCCAGAACTATACATCAACAACGATTCAAAGGTTTTCCCTGAAGAATCGATTAAGGATATCGTGATTGAGAAACCAAAAACTGTTCATCACGAGATTAATGAACAAACTCTCAAAGGTGTCGAATTCTTGGTTCAACAGATTGAAGAAAACAAGCTGGATATCACGGGAAATTATGATTCTTGGGTGCGAATAGCATTTGCTCTAAATATGCTAGGTGAACAAGGAGAAGAATTTTTTGTCCGTGTTTCGCAATTCCACAAGGGATTCAACGAAAGAAAGTGCCGTAAAAAGTTTAAACAGTGCACTAATAATCGGTCTTCTGGTGTTTCATTAGGAACGTTTTTCCATGCTTGCCAACAAGCAGGGCTAAAGCTCCCAAGGTCTGGAACCCAGTACCTCAAAACACCACTTTTCCCAGATGAGGTTTTTCTAAATCTCCCTCCTCACGCTGCAGAAGCAGTAAAACACAGCAAAAAGAATCGTGAACGCGATATTAGCTTATTGAGTTTTATCACAATAGTTTCTGCATTAAATCCAGATATCTTCGGCTTATATAGGGGGAAACAGCTATATATGAATTTAGCAACTTTGATTGTTGCCCCACATGCTGCGGGAAAGGGTGAGATGAATACACCATCTCCTATTCTCCATCCATTTGAATTTGAAAAGCAAAAAGAACAGGAAAGTTTGTATGAAGCCTACTACAAAGCCCTTAAAAAGTGGAAAGAAAGCAAAAAGAATGGAGAGGAAATTCCTAAACCTAAAAAACCCGGTCGAAAGATGATTAGGTTACCTAAAACCTCTTATGCGGCTGTTGTTAAGCTAATGTTCTATAACGCAAGCATGTTGTTTTTTTCATCAGAAGCTGATACCTTAAACAACCTGTTTGCTCAAGCATGGGGTGATTGGAGTGCGCTGTTGAGGCAAGCGGCACATCATGAACGACACCCGTACTACAACAAGACGAATGATGAGCACTATGACCTGGTACAACCAAAGTTGTCAACTTTGTTATCTGGTACTCCCAGTCAAATTAAGACCCTTGTTGATAGTGTTGAAAATGGTTTGTTCTCAAGATTCATATTCTACTACTTTACTGAGAGGTCTGAATTCGAGAATCCTTTCACCCAGCAAATTAATCTTACAGAGTATTATGAAAACTTGGGTAAAGAAATTATGGAACATTTCGAATTACTCCACTCCAATATGCCACATGTTGGTGAAATAGAGTTTCGATTTACCATAGAACAGCAAGAGGATTTTTATGAGTTCTTTTGCAGCCAACAAAAAGAACTCCGTGAAACCGTAGGAGACCAAACCGAAGGTTCTTTGTTCAGGTTGGGTAATTCTTTTTTTCGGATAGCAATGATTCTTACGGCATTGAGGAAGACTGAAACTGATAACGGAATTCTCATTTGTGAGGATGTAGATTATCACACGGCTAAACTGATGACCAAGGTGTTTATTGAGCATGTAGTTTGCGTTTCAGGGTTACTCCCAAAGACCCAAAAAGATACGAAAATTACTGACAGGGTGAACCCAGCATTCATCAAAGATTTACCTGATGAATTCCAGACAAAAGAAGCTTTTAAACTGGCTAAAAATTATAATATAAGCCGACGTACGGTCTATCGGGTGCTAAATGACTTGGAACGTGCAGGTGTGCTATCCAAGCCTAAGCAAGGCCATTACAAAAAGATAAACGTGGCATAA
- a CDS encoding helix-turn-helix domain-containing protein: protein MKTVVREELTQLHGTPHAQDGELLKAKDVARLLKCSVQTVYNYRRRGIIKSCKKAGRSLYFSRQHIDEALKTIVHPKHLTKKS from the coding sequence ATGAAGACAGTAGTCAGAGAAGAGTTGACACAACTCCATGGAACCCCACATGCTCAAGATGGGGAATTGTTAAAAGCCAAAGATGTCGCACGTCTCTTAAAATGCTCTGTCCAGACAGTGTATAACTATAGACGCAGAGGTATCATCAAAAGTTGCAAGAAAGCTGGCCGTTCGTTGTACTTCAGTCGTCAACATATCGATGAAGCGCTTAAAACTATTGTTCACCCAAAACACTTAACTAAAAAGTCATAA